CTCGATTAGTGTCATCTTCAAACCAGGTTAAGTGCTGGTCACGTGCATACGTCACTAACATTTGCTTAGAAACCGCTAACAATGGGCGAAGTAATTGACCGGTAAAAAAAGGCTGTTGCGCCTTTATTCCTTGAACCGCTCCCACGTCTCCAGACCGAGCTAACTTCATTAAAACCGTTTCGGCCTGATCATTTTGCTGATGCGCCGTCACGACCGCTTGAGCGTGTTCTCGATCCATGACCCGGTGAAAAAACTGGTAGCGTGCGGATCGCGCTTGGGCTTCCATTCCTTGCTTAACCTCTCCATGGTCCCAGTGCCACACGTACAAAGGCAGGTGGTGCGCTCCACAGTAACGTCGTAAGAATCGTTCTTCGGTTACACTGGCGGACCGCAACTGGTGGTTGACGTGGGCCACCACTAGCCGAAATTGGGATTGGCCTACCCGTTCTAAGAGATGAAGCAAGGCCATCGAATCCACTCCAGCAGAAACCGCCACAATCAAAGTTGCTCCGGGTTCTAATTGCGCAGCTTGTAAGTGATCCTGGACTTGCTGTTCTAACTGACTCATCGTTTCTCCTCAGACGAAAAAAGCCGAACCTAACCGGCCCTGCTTTAGTAATTTACTTGCGACGGCCACCACGACCGCCCCGTTTTCCTTCGGTATTCTTTTTAATTTCTGACAAGCGGGTTTCACTCTTCTTTAAAAATCCTGACAACATGTCATCAAATCTTTCGTCTTTCGTTTCCGCATGGTGAGGAGCCTTGGCATGCGCAGAAGCGTGGCGCTGAGACTTGGCAACCACTGGTCGTTTTGAACCATGCTGCTCCTCCGCCTGGTGTTCTGGCTCCTGAGCGGCTCGGATGGATAATCCAATCTTCCCATCACTACCCACTTTGGTCACTTTCACCTTTACTTCGTCACCGACCGCTAAGACATCATGAATATCTTTCACGTACCCATCTGCTACTTGGCTAATGTGCACCAAACCAGTTTGCCGGTTGCCTAAATCAACAAATGCTCCAAATCCGGTAATTCCGGTAACTTTCCCCGTAAGGATTTCTCCAACTTCAAGCGCCAAAAATTCGTTCCTCCTCAGTTAAATTATTAGCATTATAACATAAAATCACAAAGTCGTGAAAAAAGCGGAAGCCCGAGTAGGCTTCCGCTTTTTTTATTTCTTTACAAAGTGATAATTGGTTTCCCCTTTTTTCCCATAGTCGTACTTCGAATGAGCCAGAGCCTTCACGTAGTCTTGATTCTGCAATCGTTGGTCCCGTTTTTGCAACTTGCGCCGTTCTTGTTGCCGCTTTTGTAAAGTTGCTTGCTCCCGATCGATGTTATGATTCATTGAGCGAATTTGAGCATTCGTTGTAAATAGTTGGACTCCTAAAAAAACCAGTCCCACTGCAAAAACTGCAATTAACATGACGGCCCGCCGTACCCGACGTTTAACAATCTGGGGATTGCGACCTGGTTGATGAGGACGACGTGAACCAATTGCTTCATGCAACTGAGCCACGTTACTTTTTTCGTTGTTCACCAACTATCACCTCACCTTTAATTATTTTTCTCTTGTTAATCATGATACAACAAGAAATTGTACTTTACAATAATTCATCAGCTTCTTTTTGATAATCCCGTTGATATTCTTCGTTAACCACCTCATACATTGCAGTTGCATCTGTCTTTTTCGTGGTCTGCAAAAGTTGCAAGACCCGGACGGTGAGCGTTTTGTTTCCAAATTCAATCGTAACTTCATCACCGACGCCCACTTTACTAGCCGACTTTGCGGGTTTACCGTTAATCAACACTCGTCCTTGGTCAGCGATTTGCTTGGCTACGGACCGTCGTTTGATGATCCGGGATAATTTTAAAAATTTATCAATTCTCATGAACTTTTTCTCCTTTTTCTTGTGGTTTAGCTTTTTCCAACGCTTGAACGAGCTGATCCAATTCACTCAACCAATCAGCTTCTGCCATGGTGGGTTGAATGATCAGTTTTAGTTGAAAGCGACCAGCGACCATGTTAACCGTGGCCCGGAACTTTGTCGTGGCAATCGCGCGCAGTAAATCCTGGCTCTGGTATAGCTGCGAACCCTGCTTGCTCAGCGTAATCACAATCGTCTGACCGTCCCGTTTAATCTGATCAATCAGAGCATAGTCAGCCACCATTTTAATAAAATCAACGGTCAACAGGTTGGCAACAGCCGGCGGATACTCACCAAACCGGTCAATTAAATCACTTTGCAACTCGGTAAACTGTTCTTCACTATCTAATTGACGAATCCGCTTGTACAATTCGATTTTTTGCTGCGGATCAGCAATGTAATCGC
This genomic stretch from Fructilactobacillus carniphilus harbors:
- a CDS encoding FtsB family cell division protein translates to MNNEKSNVAQLHEAIGSRRPHQPGRNPQIVKRRVRRAVMLIAVFAVGLVFLGVQLFTTNAQIRSMNHNIDREQATLQKRQQERRKLQKRDQRLQNQDYVKALAHSKYDYGKKGETNYHFVKK
- a CDS encoding RNA-binding S4 domain-containing protein, whose product is MRIDKFLKLSRIIKRRSVAKQIADQGRVLINGKPAKSASKVGVGDEVTIEFGNKTLTVRVLQLLQTTKKTDATAMYEVVNEEYQRDYQKEADELL
- a CDS encoding S1 domain-containing RNA-binding protein, with product MALEVGEILTGKVTGITGFGAFVDLGNRQTGLVHISQVADGYVKDIHDVLAVGDEVKVKVTKVGSDGKIGLSIRAAQEPEHQAEEQHGSKRPVVAKSQRHASAHAKAPHHAETKDERFDDMLSGFLKKSETRLSEIKKNTEGKRGGRGGRRK